The DNA region ACGTGGAGGGGCTGGCGCAGCCGGGCGTGGTGCACCGCCTGGACCGCGAGACGAGCGGATGTCTGGCCTTCGCACGCACGGATGACGCCGCCGCGGCCATGCTGCGCGCGTTCCAGGAAAAGCAGGTGGACAAGCGCTACTGGACGCTCGTCCTGGGCCGGCCGCCCGAGCAGGGCCGGCTGGAGGGGCCGTACTCGAGAGACCCGGAGGACCCTCGGCGCTTCACCACCCGCGTGCCTTCCGCGCGCCGTGCCGCGCTCTCCTTCGAGGTGCGGGAGCGGTTCCCCGGCGCCGCGCTGCTGGAAGTGGACCTGGACACCGGCCGCACCCACCAGATTCGCGTGCAGCTCTCCGAGGCCGGCTTCCCCGTGCTCGGGGACTCGCTCTACGGCACGGAAGCAGCGCGTACCCATCCGGCGGCGCTCGCCCTGGGACGGCAGGCGCTGCATGCGTTCCGACTGGAGCTGCCGAGCCCGGCTTCGGGACAACCGGTGCGCGTGGAGGCACCGCTGCCCGAGGACTTCCAGCGCGCGCTGGCGGTGCTGCGCGGGTGAGGGGCTGGGAGCATTGCCCGGTTCCTGGCCGGTCGAAGCCTACGCTTCGCTTGGTGTTTCCTCGGGGTCCGCTTCCTGCCGGCGGCTGAAGAACGGGC from Pyxidicoccus trucidator includes:
- a CDS encoding RluA family pseudouridine synthase, yielding MASQKVLVPREAAGERLDRFLSKHVPGFSPERARALIDSGAVRIRGKKCQPTRKLWGGEEIEIERPEPRAAPAGSTEGPVLPVLHDDAALVIVNKPPGLVVEPEGRAPSVVGLLAVQRPPFDVEGLAQPGVVHRLDRETSGCLAFARTDDAAAAMLRAFQEKQVDKRYWTLVLGRPPEQGRLEGPYSRDPEDPRRFTTRVPSARRAALSFEVRERFPGAALLEVDLDTGRTHQIRVQLSEAGFPVLGDSLYGTEAARTHPAALALGRQALHAFRLELPSPASGQPVRVEAPLPEDFQRALAVLRG